A DNA window from Procambarus clarkii isolate CNS0578487 chromosome 3, FALCON_Pclarkii_2.0, whole genome shotgun sequence contains the following coding sequences:
- the LOC123760951 gene encoding uncharacterized protein produces MCRLLHVSPPTCVASYMCRLLHVSPPTCVASYMCRLLHVSPPTCVASYMCRLLHVSPPTCVASYMCRLLHVSPPTCVASYMCRLLHVSPPICVASYMCRLLHVSPPTRVASYTCRLLHVSPPTRVASYTCRLLHVSPPTRVASYMCRLLHVSPPTCVASYMCRLLHVSPPTCVASYTCRLLHVSPPTRVASYTCRLLHVSPPTRVASYTCRLLHVSPPTRVASYTCRLLHVSPPTCVASYMCRLLHVSPPTRVASYTCRLLHVSPPTRVASYTCRLLHVSPPTRVASYTRRLLHASPPTRVASYTRRLLHASPPTRVASYTCRLLHVSPPTRVASYTCRLLHVSPPTRVASYTCRLLHVSPPTRVASYTCRLLHVSPPTRVTYTCHLPHVSPPTRVTSYTCHLPHGVYDPSSQHKIDLFQDASATLKTDWMIFTQPTR; encoded by the coding sequence ATGTGTCGCCTCCTACATGTGTCGCCTCCTACATGTGTCGCCTCCTACATGTGTCGCCTCCTACATGTGTCGCCTCCTACATGTGTCGCCTCCTACATGTGTCGCCTCCTACATGTGTCGCCTCCTACATGTGTCGCCTCCTACATGTGTCGCCTCCTACATGTGTCGCCTCCTACATGTGTCGCCTCCTACATGTGTCGCCTCCTACATGTGTCGCCTCCTACATGTGTCGCCTCCTACATGTGTCGCCTCCTACATGTGTCGCctcctatatgtgtcgcctcctacATGTGTCGCCTCCTACATGTGTCGCCTCCTACACGTGTCGCCTCCTACACGTGTCGCCTCCTACACGTGTCGCCTCCTACACGTGTCGCCTCCTACACGTGTCGCCTCCTACACGTGTCGCCTCCTACACGTGTCGCCTCCTACATGTGTCGCCTCCTACATGTGTCGCCTCCTACATGTGTCGCCTCCTACATGTGTCGCCTCCTACATGTGTCGCCTCCTACATGTGTCGCCTCCTACACGTGTCGCCTCCTACACGTGTCGCCTCCTACACGTGTCGCCTCCTACACGTGTCGCCTCCTACACGTGTCGCCTCCTACACGTGTCGCCTCCTACACGTGTCGCCTCCTACACGTGTCGCCTCCTACACGTGTCGCCTCCTACACGTGTCGCCTCCTACACGTGTCGCCTCCTACATGTGTCGCCTCCTACATGTGTCGCCTCCTACATGTGTCGCCTCCTACACGTGTCGCCTCCTACACGTGTCGCCTCCTACACGTGTCGCCTCCTACACGTGTCGCCTCCTACACGTGTCGCCTCCTACACGTGTCGCCTCCTACACGCGTCGCCTCCTACACGCGTCGCCTCCTACACGCGTCGCCTCCTACACGCGTCGCCTCCTACACGCGTCGCCTCCTACACGCGTCGCCTCCTACACGCGTCGCCTCCTACACGTGTCGCCTCCTACACGTGTCGCCTCCTACACGTGTCGCCTCCTACACGTGTCGCCTCCTACACGTGTCGCCTCCTACACGTGTCGCCTCCTACACGTGTCGCCTCCTACACGTGTCGCCTCCTACACGTGTCGCCTCCTACACGTGTCGCCTCCTACACGTGTCGCCTCCTACACGTGTCACCTACACGTGTCACCTCCCACACGTGTCACCTCCCACACGTGTCACCTCCTACACGTGTCACCTCCCACATGGAGTGTATGATCCTTCTTCCCAACACAAGATTGATCTCTTTCAAGATGCTTCTGCCACCTTAAAGACAGACTGGATGATCTTTACACAGCCCACACGATAG